A window from Corynebacterium urogenitale encodes these proteins:
- a CDS encoding resuscitation-promoting factor Rpf1 domain-containing protein, translating into MGRHTKRSSFSTSSRLAVAGIALAGASAALAPAAQAAPDSDWDRLAQCESGGNWAINTGNGFQGGLQFAPSTWAGFGGTQFAPTADQATREQQIYVAEKVLASQGWGAWPACSAKLGLNSAPTQRAVPGTAPKPAPAPQVERAVKDLASQKDVLAIDSLYNKIVDDIEAAGFAVPHQVTDFYNLHRDNLNGLYTQYSAQIKSVLPH; encoded by the coding sequence ATGGGACGCCACACTAAGCGCAGCTCTTTCTCCACCTCCTCTCGCCTCGCAGTCGCAGGCATCGCCCTCGCTGGCGCATCCGCTGCGCTGGCTCCTGCCGCACAGGCCGCTCCTGATTCCGACTGGGATCGCCTCGCACAGTGCGAGTCCGGCGGCAACTGGGCCATCAACACCGGTAACGGCTTCCAGGGTGGCCTGCAGTTCGCACCTTCCACCTGGGCAGGCTTCGGTGGCACTCAGTTCGCCCCAACTGCCGACCAGGCAACTCGCGAGCAGCAGATCTACGTGGCAGAGAAGGTTCTCGCTTCCCAGGGCTGGGGTGCATGGCCAGCTTGCTCCGCAAAGCTGGGCCTGAACTCCGCTCCAACCCAGCGTGCAGTGCCTGGCACCGCTCCAAAGCCAGCACCAGCCCCACAGGTTGAGCGCGCAGTGAAGGACCTGGCATCCCAGAAGGATGTTCTTGCCATCGATTCCCTCTACAACAAGATCGTTGACGACATCGAGGCCGCAGGCTTTGCCGTTCCTCACCAGGTCACCGATTTCTACAACCTGCACCGCGACAATCTGAACGGCCTGTACACCCAGTACTCCGCACAGATCAAGTCCGTCCTTCCTCACTAA